Proteins from a genomic interval of Nitrospirota bacterium:
- a CDS encoding cytochrome ubiquinol oxidase subunit I: protein MANALLYDRLQFAFTVTFHYLFPQLTMGLALLLLYLRSRALAIGDDHYQQVARFWTKIFALSFAFGVVTGIPLEFQFGTNWAKFSNFAGGVIGQTLAMEGLFAFVLESSFLGIVLFGEGRFSRQVQWAASLMLFLGSWLSGYFILATNAWMQHPVAYTVAPDGRLFVDSLSGLLTNPWLFWQYAHNMTAAVVTASCVMAAVGSFYLLSGQYVSYAKTFLRIGVVTGAIATALMIFPTGHENARQVFEHQPVKGAAFEGLFKTERGGADMMLIGQPNIETMTIDNPLVVPDALSFVLFYELYATVKGLDAFPRPEWPDNVALLYYAYHIMAGLGTMLVSVMGLALLWLWRGRLFTANWLLWLLMLAAPFPYLATTAGWMTAELGRQPWLVYGLLRTADGVSPLVHSGNALFTLLGFLGIYLVLGLLFLFLIVETIRHGPARVSPESSHS from the coding sequence ATGGCCAATGCGCTGCTCTATGACCGTCTGCAATTCGCCTTTACCGTCACGTTTCATTATCTCTTTCCGCAATTGACGATGGGGTTGGCGCTGCTGTTGCTGTACCTGAGGAGCCGGGCGCTCGCCATCGGGGACGACCATTACCAGCAGGTCGCGAGGTTCTGGACAAAGATCTTTGCCTTGAGTTTTGCTTTCGGTGTCGTGACCGGGATCCCGCTGGAATTCCAGTTCGGTACCAATTGGGCGAAATTCTCTAATTTCGCCGGCGGTGTGATCGGCCAGACGCTGGCGATGGAGGGACTGTTTGCGTTTGTTCTGGAGTCGTCGTTTCTTGGCATCGTGCTGTTTGGGGAGGGGCGGTTTAGCCGCCAGGTGCAATGGGCTGCATCGTTGATGCTCTTTCTCGGTTCCTGGCTTTCCGGTTATTTCATTCTGGCGACGAACGCGTGGATGCAACATCCGGTCGCCTACACGGTCGCCCCCGATGGACGGTTGTTCGTCGATAGTCTTTCCGGCCTGCTCACGAATCCTTGGCTGTTCTGGCAATATGCCCACAACATGACGGCCGCAGTCGTGACCGCCTCGTGTGTCATGGCTGCGGTCGGTTCATTCTATCTTCTGTCCGGTCAGTATGTGAGCTACGCGAAGACCTTCCTCCGTATCGGCGTGGTGACGGGCGCCATCGCCACCGCGCTGATGATCTTTCCGACCGGCCACGAGAACGCCAGGCAGGTTTTTGAGCATCAACCGGTCAAGGGCGCCGCATTCGAAGGGCTCTTCAAGACCGAGCGAGGCGGCGCCGATATGATGCTCATCGGCCAACCGAATATCGAAACTATGACGATCGACAACCCGCTCGTCGTGCCGGATGCGTTGAGTTTTGTGCTCTTCTACGAACTCTATGCCACGGTGAAAGGGCTCGATGCCTTTCCACGTCCTGAGTGGCCAGACAATGTGGCGCTGCTTTACTATGCCTACCATATAATGGCCGGGCTCGGAACCATGTTGGTATCGGTTATGGGATTGGCGCTGCTCTGGCTTTGGCGGGGGCGATTGTTTACCGCGAACTGGCTGCTCTGGCTACTCATGCTTGCTGCGCCGTTTCCCTATCTCGCCACCACGGCCGGCTGGATGACCGCCGAACTCGGTCGTCAACCCTGGCTGGTATACGGCCTGCTCCGCACGGCTGACGGCGTCTCACCGCTGGTGCATTCCGGCAACGCGCTGTTTACGCTCCTCGGATTTCTCGGGATCTATCTCGTATTGGGGTTACTCTTCCTCTTCCTGATCGTGGAAACAATCAGGCATGGCCCGGCACGCGTGTCACCTGAATCGTCGCACTCATAG
- the cydB gene encoding cytochrome d ubiquinol oxidase subunit II — METFWYVAVTLMLAVYVVLDGFDFGLGIVYRLVAKTEAHRRAALVSIGPIWNGNEVWLIAAGGLLFFAFPKAYASGFSGFYLALHMVLWLLIARGLALELRSHVDHPLWRQFWDVAFAGASLLLAVVFGVALGNLIRGVPLNHEGYFFVVLWTNFMTGPQPGILDWFTILIGSTSAAILALHGASYLAVKTEGELRERARRAAWLTGPVVVILVGLALTAVPFVQPLVYLNYAAHPIGHVFPFLCIATLVSALEMRRRNWDAGAFSATSLFILAMLASTAWGLYPNILIATDDLTNSLTVTNATAGDYGMQVGLWWFLIGFSLLLTYQAYAHRAFWGKVKLDED, encoded by the coding sequence ATGGAAACCTTCTGGTATGTTGCCGTGACGTTGATGCTGGCTGTGTATGTTGTTCTTGACGGTTTCGACTTCGGCCTGGGCATCGTCTATCGTCTCGTCGCGAAAACTGAAGCGCACCGGCGTGCAGCGTTGGTCTCCATCGGCCCTATCTGGAACGGCAACGAAGTATGGCTGATCGCCGCGGGCGGTCTGTTGTTCTTCGCCTTTCCCAAAGCCTATGCATCGGGGTTCAGTGGATTCTATCTGGCGTTGCATATGGTCTTGTGGTTGCTGATCGCCCGCGGACTTGCGCTTGAACTCCGCTCGCACGTGGATCACCCATTGTGGCGGCAGTTTTGGGATGTGGCGTTTGCGGGAGCGAGCCTGCTATTGGCTGTCGTGTTCGGCGTGGCCTTGGGAAATCTTATTCGCGGCGTGCCGTTGAATCACGAAGGCTATTTCTTCGTAGTGCTCTGGACAAATTTCATGACAGGACCGCAGCCGGGTATACTCGATTGGTTCACCATCCTCATAGGGTCCACAAGCGCGGCGATCCTTGCCCTTCACGGCGCAAGTTATCTGGCTGTAAAAACGGAAGGCGAGTTGCGGGAACGGGCGAGACGAGCGGCCTGGCTGACTGGACCGGTCGTGGTCATTCTGGTCGGACTGGCCCTGACCGCCGTTCCCTTTGTTCAACCTCTAGTCTATCTCAACTATGCCGCCCATCCCATCGGCCATGTCTTTCCCTTTCTCTGCATAGCGACGCTCGTGTCGGCTCTTGAGATGCGAAGACGCAATTGGGATGCGGGAGCATTTTCCGCGACGAGTCTCTTCATCCTCGCGATGCTGGCCAGCACGGCCTGGGGGCTGTACCCGAACATTCTGATTGCCACGGATGATCTTACCAACAGCTTGACCGTCACCAATGCCACTGCCGGCGACTATGGGATGCAGGTCGGTCTTTGGTGGTTCCTGATCGGATTTAGTCTGCTCCTTACCTATCAAGCCTATGCGCATCGGGCGTTCTGGGGAAAGGTCAAGCTCGACGAGGACTAA
- the modA gene encoding molybdate ABC transporter substrate-binding protein: MDIRTLKVVVLLGVGLVIPGIWESVQAEPLTLGAPPSLKATLEEIVPMFEKEYGTTVRVVYSPSKTLRRQIEKGAPIDVFLAAGTEEVQNLHKKGLTLNGGPRIYAQTSLVLVMSTFFDAIPISFRDALPDRTTRIALGDPRTSSLGDTTAQMLTELNPRYQSRSLIYLASHSVDIMNLIHSGKVDVGLVFRVDAINGGQVRIIDEAPSGTYMPVQFGHAVVWTCRAESLPVAIQFSDFLMSPRIQKLLVKYGFDSVSLNG, encoded by the coding sequence ATGGATATTCGAACGCTCAAGGTCGTGGTCTTGTTGGGAGTTGGGCTAGTCATCCCTGGAATCTGGGAATCTGTGCAGGCTGAGCCGCTGACGCTTGGAGCCCCACCCAGCTTGAAGGCCACCCTCGAGGAAATTGTACCGATGTTCGAGAAAGAGTATGGAACGACAGTTCGCGTCGTCTACAGCCCCTCGAAAACGCTTCGTCGGCAAATTGAAAAAGGCGCCCCGATCGATGTTTTCCTCGCCGCAGGGACTGAGGAGGTCCAAAATCTCCACAAGAAAGGCCTAACGCTGAACGGCGGACCGCGGATCTACGCACAGACCTCTCTCGTGCTCGTGATGTCAACCTTCTTCGACGCAATACCGATCTCTTTTCGCGACGCGCTACCGGATCGAACCACACGCATTGCCCTCGGAGATCCTCGGACATCCTCCTTGGGAGATACGACGGCCCAGATGCTCACCGAACTCAATCCAAGATATCAAAGCCGTTCCCTCATTTACCTTGCGTCACATAGCGTAGATATCATGAACCTCATTCATTCAGGCAAGGTCGACGTGGGCCTCGTCTTTCGTGTGGACGCCATCAATGGCGGCCAAGTGCGCATCATAGACGAAGCTCCGTCAGGGACGTATATGCCCGTCCAGTTCGGGCACGCGGTGGTCTGGACTTGTCGAGCGGAATCCCTTCCGGTCGCAATCCAATTTTCCGATTTCTTAATGAGTCCCCGCATACAGAAGCTTTTGGTCAAGTATGGATTTGATTCTGTTTCATTGAATGGATGA
- a CDS encoding efflux RND transporter periplasmic adaptor subunit: MGTILRGRLFIISAILMCVLYLGYRVYESQSDAALLRETTLEDAIPTVATIHATPVAPTETITLPGNVQAWFQAPIYAQVSGYVKMWYKDYGALVKKGDILAEINAPALDAQYAQARADLESVRAIYALADLTAKRWLALRKNHAVSEQSISVKVAEAKAELAKVRAAEQNVKNFEALIRFKTIVAPYDGVVIVRNINVGDYVNKEGTISSPSSVANLFTVADVSMLRLFVSVPESFGPFLQPGLTAEVTVPQLPNRRFTAKFLTVARGFDVNTRTAITVFTIENEDRALWPGSYAQVSLTAPVDRKVVMIPSTALVFQEHGTEVAVVSEDDGRVHFKPITVSKLLDSAVEVEEGISAGDRIVNNPNAALLEGDKVRIVTPAPGYDLHKTDMPALKGAPMPKDAPAPHDAAASKELPSQ, translated from the coding sequence ATGGGTACGATCTTGCGTGGAAGACTCTTTATCATCTCAGCAATCCTCATGTGTGTGCTCTACCTTGGCTATCGGGTGTATGAGAGCCAAAGTGACGCCGCGCTGTTGCGCGAGACAACGCTCGAAGACGCCATCCCTACGGTGGCGACCATCCATGCCACGCCGGTGGCGCCGACCGAAACCATTACGCTTCCCGGCAACGTTCAGGCTTGGTTCCAGGCGCCGATCTACGCGCAGGTCTCCGGCTATGTGAAGATGTGGTACAAGGACTACGGTGCGTTGGTGAAGAAGGGCGATATCCTCGCCGAAATCAACGCGCCGGCCCTCGACGCCCAGTATGCGCAGGCCAGAGCGGATCTGGAGTCGGTGCGGGCCATCTATGCCCTCGCCGACCTCACTGCGAAGCGTTGGCTGGCGCTCCGCAAAAACCATGCGGTCTCCGAGCAGTCGATTTCGGTGAAGGTGGCAGAGGCGAAAGCCGAATTGGCGAAGGTCCGGGCAGCAGAGCAGAATGTCAAGAACTTCGAGGCATTAATCCGGTTCAAAACTATTGTCGCGCCCTATGACGGGGTCGTGATCGTACGAAACATCAACGTCGGTGACTACGTCAATAAGGAAGGCACGATCAGTAGCCCCAGTTCGGTGGCCAATCTCTTTACTGTGGCCGACGTTAGCATGTTGCGTCTCTTTGTCTCCGTGCCGGAATCGTTCGGACCCTTTCTCCAACCTGGCCTGACGGCCGAGGTGACGGTGCCGCAGTTGCCCAATCGTCGGTTTACCGCCAAATTCCTGACCGTCGCCCGTGGATTCGACGTGAACACGCGCACCGCGATCACCGTCTTTACGATTGAAAACGAGGACCGGGCTCTCTGGCCAGGCTCCTACGCTCAGGTCTCGCTCACGGCGCCGGTTGACAGGAAGGTGGTCATGATCCCGTCCACCGCGCTGGTGTTTCAGGAGCATGGCACTGAAGTGGCGGTGGTATCGGAGGACGACGGCCGCGTCCACTTTAAACCGATCACCGTGAGCAAACTCCTCGACAGCGCCGTCGAAGTGGAAGAGGGGATTTCCGCGGGCGACCGCATCGTGAATAATCCGAATGCCGCGTTGCTCGAAGGGGACAAGGTACGCATCGTCACACCGGCACCCGGTTATGACCTCCATAAGACAGACATGCCTGCGCTGAAGGGCGCTCCCATGCCGAAGGACGCTCCCGCGCCACACGATGCGGCCGCATCAAAGGAATTACCTTCGCAATGA
- a CDS encoding efflux transporter outer membrane subunit produces MTVSIRLNGKRLGTSPGGSRIVRACTCIWRNGLLLLLCNLSACSDWLPHVDLAPDYSPPQYVVPVSWRGSSPFVEAKPSDAELRLDWWTAYNDPVLNRLEEQAMAANPDLQAAAERFVQARDMMMKARSRRIPQVGLGFGPSDNRQSDNALFRPPGIPNQESSVSAGGLASWEPDFWSAIRNATRVETYRAEERAADYGLARLSLQAEIGANYFTLRGYDAQAEIYAQSIDLYTRSLNLVKAQFAGAIASALDVARVESLLFTTETKLAQIEGQRQVTEQAIAILVNMAPAGFTIKPIGELRVAKFTIPEMIPSTLLERRPDIAGMERRMAQANRAIGIARAAFYPDVKFRIGGGFEDAGFNLLSLANSFWSYGSTVSLPVFQGGYRRAQLQQAWSSYRETEDQYRSTVLNAFREVENNLSLTNRLTVAADRQDAAVGATLKAQNLTMELYRGGLASSLELIYAQVATLTARIDSVQIKAELLRNSVELIRALGGGWTRDQLPADEQIQPFDTFQYTGLDKPLPAGGIDVNADNNARHHDLTKPSVP; encoded by the coding sequence ATGACCGTCTCGATACGCCTAAATGGCAAGCGCTTAGGAACGAGTCCGGGCGGATCCCGCATCGTTCGCGCATGCACATGCATATGGCGCAACGGTCTCTTACTGCTACTGTGCAATTTGTCGGCGTGCAGTGACTGGTTGCCACATGTCGATCTGGCGCCGGACTATTCACCGCCTCAATACGTCGTTCCCGTCTCATGGCGTGGGTCGAGTCCGTTCGTCGAGGCTAAGCCGTCTGATGCCGAATTGCGGCTGGATTGGTGGACGGCGTACAACGATCCGGTCTTGAACCGGCTTGAAGAGCAGGCCATGGCGGCCAATCCGGATTTGCAGGCCGCCGCCGAGCGGTTTGTCCAGGCACGCGATATGATGATGAAGGCCCGCTCGCGCCGTATTCCTCAGGTCGGCCTGGGGTTCGGCCCATCGGACAACCGGCAATCAGACAATGCTCTGTTTCGTCCCCCTGGCATCCCGAACCAAGAATCGAGCGTGTCCGCCGGAGGGCTCGCGTCCTGGGAGCCGGATTTCTGGTCGGCGATTCGTAACGCGACGCGCGTGGAGACCTACCGTGCCGAAGAACGCGCCGCCGACTACGGACTTGCGCGTCTCAGCCTGCAGGCGGAAATCGGGGCGAATTATTTCACGCTCCGCGGCTACGACGCGCAGGCTGAAATTTATGCTCAATCGATCGATCTCTATACGCGGTCGCTCAACCTCGTCAAGGCCCAGTTCGCCGGCGCAATCGCATCGGCCCTCGACGTAGCCCGCGTGGAATCGCTGCTATTCACCACTGAGACGAAACTCGCCCAGATTGAAGGCCAACGCCAAGTGACGGAACAGGCGATTGCTATCCTCGTGAACATGGCGCCGGCCGGTTTTACCATTAAACCGATAGGTGAGCTTCGTGTGGCTAAATTTACGATTCCAGAGATGATTCCGTCAACCTTACTGGAGCGTCGGCCTGATATCGCCGGGATGGAGCGGCGGATGGCCCAGGCAAACCGCGCCATTGGGATTGCACGCGCCGCCTTTTACCCCGATGTGAAGTTCCGGATCGGCGGAGGGTTCGAAGATGCCGGCTTCAACCTGCTCTCGCTCGCCAATAGTTTCTGGTCCTACGGGTCCACTGTTTCGCTGCCGGTCTTCCAGGGCGGCTATCGTCGCGCCCAATTGCAGCAGGCCTGGTCGTCCTATCGCGAGACTGAAGATCAATACCGCTCGACGGTACTCAACGCCTTTCGCGAAGTCGAGAATAACCTGAGCCTCACGAATCGTCTCACCGTCGCGGCTGACCGGCAGGACGCCGCCGTCGGGGCCACGCTCAAGGCACAGAATCTCACGATGGAACTCTATCGGGGCGGACTGGCTTCCAGCCTTGAGCTCATTTATGCGCAGGTCGCCACGCTCACGGCGCGCATCGACTCAGTCCAGATCAAGGCAGAACTGCTGAGAAATTCAGTGGAGCTCATCCGCGCGCTTGGCGGAGGGTGGACTCGTGACCAATTGCCCGCTGACGAGCAGATCCAACCCTTCGATACGTTCCAATACACCGGCCTTGACAAACCACTGCCTGCGGGAGGAATCGATGTCAACGCGGACAATAATGCAAGGCATCATGATTTGACCAAGCCCTCGGTTCCTTGA
- a CDS encoding carboxypeptidase-like regulatory domain-containing protein, translating into MSLVLAQAARAYEEMPVAEGGTLTGTVRLDGKVPGPKGYNLTTLPDAIYCGRISDGRGWRLLQPFNVGPNGEFRQVVVLLEDIEKGKPFGTYQMPRIEAVDCRFQPFVNVVRNLHDVVVVNMDPAFHDIQAYETSRLGPRVLFNVPLPISKRYPNEVGLSNHFHKHYEGVPMVQTIRMTKDRRIFTMQCGFHAYMESWALVLDHPYYAVTDQEGRFEIGDIPPGTYKATIWHPYLHDPYVQTVTVKPKESATAEFTVAAPTGRLYANQMVEDAFVRYTITEDVQSQIVPTLEKQYLSEDR; encoded by the coding sequence ATGAGTCTGGTTCTCGCGCAAGCGGCAAGAGCCTATGAAGAGATGCCTGTTGCCGAGGGCGGCACGCTGACAGGGACAGTCCGCCTCGACGGCAAGGTGCCTGGGCCGAAGGGGTACAACCTCACGACATTGCCGGATGCAATCTACTGCGGACGGATTTCCGATGGGCGAGGCTGGCGCTTGCTTCAGCCGTTTAATGTCGGACCGAACGGCGAGTTTCGACAAGTTGTGGTCCTGTTGGAGGATATTGAGAAAGGCAAGCCGTTCGGCACGTATCAGATGCCGCGAATCGAAGCGGTCGATTGCCGGTTTCAGCCGTTCGTCAATGTGGTGCGCAATCTTCACGATGTCGTCGTCGTCAATATGGACCCGGCCTTTCACGACATTCAAGCGTATGAAACTTCCCGCCTGGGGCCGCGGGTTCTCTTTAATGTTCCGCTGCCGATCAGTAAGCGCTATCCGAACGAGGTTGGCTTGAGCAACCATTTTCATAAGCACTACGAAGGCGTTCCTATGGTTCAGACGATCCGGATGACGAAGGACCGCCGAATTTTCACCATGCAGTGCGGGTTTCACGCCTATATGGAAAGTTGGGCGCTCGTGCTCGATCATCCGTACTATGCCGTGACGGATCAGGAGGGAAGATTTGAGATCGGGGATATCCCTCCCGGAACGTACAAGGCGACGATCTGGCATCCGTATCTGCATGATCCGTATGTGCAGACCGTCACGGTGAAGCCGAAGGAATCGGCGACCGCTGAGTTTACAGTCGCGGCTCCAACGGGACGTCTCTATGCCAATCAAATGGTGGAGGACGCTTTCGTTCGCTACACCATTACCGAAGACGTGCAGTCGCAAATCGTCCCTACGTTAGAGAAGCAATATCTCTCCGAAGACCGGTGA
- a CDS encoding DUF21 domain-containing protein — protein sequence MTSDLLTWIGIAVCLSQSALFSGLNLAVFSLGRLRLEAEAASGSYQARTVLALRNQPNDILATILWGNVGINVLLTLLSNSVMAGVSAFLFSTMIITILGEIVPQAYCSRHAVRVAAFFSPILWVYRILLFPVVKPSAMVLDAWLGKEAIAYYREAEIKELLRLHMLDAKTEVSRVEAIGALNFLTIDDIPIEEEGVPVAPSSILRVPHRNGLPDFPAFQKNQDDPFLRRVNAAGKPWVVIVDEQDDPKFILDADGFLRHALLSSQETDPAVYCHRPVIVRDPKEPLGKVVGQLSFDRLSPGDHLIADDAILLWTKAPRLVTGADLLGRLLRGIVKRTRTESEF from the coding sequence ATGACCAGTGACCTATTGACGTGGATCGGCATCGCGGTGTGCCTGAGTCAATCGGCGCTCTTTTCCGGTTTGAATCTCGCGGTCTTCAGCCTGGGCCGGCTACGATTGGAAGCAGAGGCGGCGAGCGGCAGCTATCAGGCGCGGACCGTCCTGGCCTTGCGCAATCAGCCCAACGACATTCTGGCCACGATTCTCTGGGGCAACGTCGGCATCAACGTGCTGCTGACCCTGCTCTCGAACTCGGTGATGGCCGGGGTCAGCGCCTTCCTCTTTTCGACCATGATCATTACGATCCTCGGAGAAATCGTCCCGCAGGCCTACTGTTCACGCCACGCGGTACGGGTGGCGGCCTTTTTTTCCCCCATTCTCTGGGTCTACCGAATCCTGCTTTTCCCCGTCGTCAAACCCTCCGCAATGGTGTTGGATGCCTGGCTCGGCAAGGAAGCGATTGCCTATTATCGCGAGGCGGAGATCAAGGAACTTTTGCGCCTGCATATGTTGGACGCGAAGACGGAGGTCAGCCGTGTGGAGGCGATCGGCGCCTTGAATTTTTTGACGATCGACGACATTCCGATCGAGGAGGAAGGCGTGCCCGTAGCGCCCAGCAGCATTCTACGGGTGCCCCATCGAAATGGCCTGCCTGACTTTCCGGCGTTTCAAAAAAATCAGGATGATCCGTTTCTCCGTCGGGTGAATGCCGCGGGCAAACCCTGGGTCGTCATTGTGGACGAACAGGACGATCCAAAATTCATCCTGGATGCCGATGGGTTTCTGCGCCATGCGCTCTTGTCCAGTCAGGAGACGGACCCTGCCGTCTATTGCCATCGGCCCGTGATCGTCAGAGATCCCAAAGAGCCGCTGGGGAAAGTCGTGGGTCAACTCAGCTTCGATCGGCTGTCACCGGGAGATCACTTGATTGCCGATGACGCGATTCTGCTCTGGACGAAGGCCCCGCGTCTCGTGACCGGCGCAGACCTATTGGGACGTCTACTCAGAGGTATTGTGAAACGCACACGTACGGAATCAGAATTCTAA
- the mgtE gene encoding magnesium transporter, with translation MALHHKLHDAFFIDHPQEAGQLLESFDTEEIVRLLAHTKPATIAELLSTMNPAVTADALRGLPDAIGMEVLQAFSPGDIANLLLRLDKRRRKALLQRLPSPLAEEVRVFMDYPANSVGNLMDVRAFALPEDLTVEEAVRHVRTRAPKDLHDIYVIDRHRHLVGMLSVRDLLLLDPDERLQSVMRRDIPSIHPMEDREQIVELFAAHRFMTIPVIDLDERLLGVIKNEDIIKANQEDATADLQTMVGASRDERALSPVLFSVRKRLGWLQVNLVTAFLAALVVGIFEDTIARFTALAILLPVVAGQSGNTGAQSLAVVMRGLALRDIRPTQWLRVTVKEGGVALLNGIAVATTTSAAVFLWSHSVGLTMVIGISMVASMCIAGLSGAVIPIVLQSLNQDPAQSSSIILTTVTDIVGFFSFLGLATVFSHLLG, from the coding sequence ATGGCACTCCATCACAAACTCCATGACGCCTTTTTCATCGATCATCCTCAAGAGGCCGGCCAACTTCTAGAGTCGTTCGACACCGAAGAGATCGTCCGTTTGCTTGCCCATACCAAACCCGCAACCATCGCAGAGCTGTTATCCACCATGAATCCCGCGGTAACCGCCGATGCCCTGAGGGGACTGCCTGATGCGATCGGCATGGAGGTCTTGCAGGCGTTCTCCCCAGGCGACATCGCCAATTTACTATTGCGGCTGGACAAAAGGCGGAGAAAGGCGCTCCTGCAACGCCTCCCGAGTCCGCTGGCTGAAGAGGTTCGCGTATTCATGGACTATCCGGCCAACTCGGTCGGAAACCTCATGGACGTCAGGGCATTCGCATTGCCCGAAGACCTGACGGTGGAAGAGGCGGTGCGCCATGTGCGCACGCGCGCGCCCAAAGACCTGCACGACATTTATGTCATCGATCGCCACCGACATCTCGTCGGCATGCTCTCCGTGCGAGACCTGCTATTGCTCGACCCCGACGAACGGCTGCAATCGGTCATGCGGCGAGATATCCCCAGCATTCATCCGATGGAGGATCGCGAACAAATCGTCGAGCTCTTCGCTGCCCATCGGTTCATGACGATTCCAGTCATCGACCTCGACGAACGGCTGCTCGGCGTGATCAAGAACGAAGATATCATCAAAGCGAATCAAGAAGACGCGACCGCGGATCTCCAGACCATGGTCGGCGCGAGCCGAGACGAACGGGCACTGTCGCCGGTGTTATTTTCGGTGCGCAAACGGCTGGGCTGGTTACAAGTCAATCTGGTTACGGCGTTCTTGGCGGCACTAGTGGTCGGCATTTTCGAAGACACGATTGCCAGATTTACCGCCCTGGCCATCCTGCTGCCGGTCGTAGCCGGACAATCCGGTAACACCGGGGCGCAATCCCTGGCGGTCGTAATGCGGGGCCTGGCCCTGCGGGACATCAGACCGACTCAGTGGTTGCGGGTGACCGTCAAGGAGGGGGGCGTTGCGCTCCTCAACGGGATCGCCGTTGCCACAACGACCTCGGCCGCTGTGTTTTTGTGGAGCCATTCCGTTGGACTCACGATGGTCATCGGGATCTCCATGGTCGCCTCCATGTGTATCGCGGGGCTCTCCGGAGCCGTCATTCCTATCGTGCTGCAGTCCCTCAACCAGGACCCTGCGCAATCGTCCTCCATTATCCTCACCACCGTGACGGATATCGTCGGGTTCTTCAGCTTCCTCGGCCTGGCCACGGTCTTCTCTCACCTCCTGGGATAG
- a CDS encoding CBS domain-containing protein produces the protein MDAELCVTLAYFNAYPLDAAKQLETWPTEDIADVMGGFTAEDAAPVLEQFSSDQAASVLLLLPQDQAVAILAALPTHAAIGILRQFEPAVQGDLLALVDQTVGPSLRLSAAYPESTAASLADPRVVTLPPDIPVSAALERVKHDPRRATYYQYVVERDGVLVGLVTTKELVVADPTELVATIMKDQLETVSAEATEDELLQNPQWRLYHTLPVVDREQHFLGALRYRTLRQIEGRSTVQQTAGSLPDALLQMWEAYALTGLRVMTDLAQAVETTVIDAAPLLPQESETTDGTPSQTP, from the coding sequence ATGGATGCAGAACTTTGTGTGACACTGGCCTATTTCAACGCCTACCCCCTCGACGCCGCCAAACAGTTGGAAACGTGGCCCACTGAAGACATCGCCGACGTGATGGGTGGCTTCACCGCGGAAGACGCGGCACCCGTGCTAGAGCAATTTTCGTCGGACCAGGCTGCCTCCGTGCTGCTCCTGCTGCCGCAGGATCAGGCCGTTGCAATTCTTGCTGCGCTGCCGACCCATGCCGCCATCGGCATCCTCCGTCAATTTGAACCGGCCGTGCAGGGGGACCTGCTCGCCCTTGTGGACCAGACTGTCGGTCCAAGTCTCAGATTGAGCGCCGCCTATCCTGAAAGCACGGCTGCCAGCCTGGCTGACCCCCGAGTCGTGACGTTGCCACCGGATATTCCTGTGTCGGCCGCACTGGAACGAGTCAAGCACGATCCCCGACGCGCCACCTACTACCAGTACGTGGTCGAGCGGGATGGGGTGCTCGTCGGCCTGGTCACCACAAAGGAACTGGTCGTCGCTGATCCAACCGAACTCGTCGCGACCATTATGAAAGATCAACTGGAAACCGTCTCGGCCGAGGCCACAGAGGATGAATTGCTCCAAAACCCTCAGTGGCGGCTCTATCACACCCTCCCGGTCGTTGACCGCGAACAGCACTTCCTCGGAGCGCTCCGGTACCGGACCCTCCGCCAAATTGAGGGACGATCCACCGTCCAGCAGACGGCAGGGTCGCTCCCCGATGCGTTATTACAGATGTGGGAGGCCTATGCCTTGACCGGTCTTCGTGTCATGACGGATTTGGCTCAGGCGGTCGAAACGACCGTGATAGACGCAGCCCCCTTGTTGCCACAGGAAAGCGAGACCACCGATGGCACTCCATCACAAACTCCATGA